The following coding sequences lie in one Hoplias malabaricus isolate fHopMal1 chromosome 14, fHopMal1.hap1, whole genome shotgun sequence genomic window:
- the LOC136666343 gene encoding H-2 class II histocompatibility antigen, A-Q alpha chain-like isoform X1, translating into MKLCLILVCAALLYTVSAVKHRDLALTFCSDSEREGIYGLDGEEKWHADFSLEKGVMTLPQFVDPTSSYVEGTYDMALNTMEICRNNLGVCIKGYNYPSIPKVAPQSSVYTKSSVQLGSKNTLICHITGFYPPHVEVSWTRNNVNVTDEANLSRYYINTEDSTFKLISTLSFTPEEGDIYTCSVQHTALDRAMTKTWDVQVSLPSVGASVFCGVGLAGGLLGVAVGTFFFIKGNNCN; encoded by the exons tgaaACACCGGGATCTCGCATTAACGTTCTGCTcggactcagagagagaggggatctATGGACTCGATGGAGAAGAAAAGTGGCACGCTGATTTCAGTTTGGAGAAAGGAGTGATGACTCTGCCGCAGTTCGTAGATCCGACCTCCTCCTATGTAGAAGGAACCTATGACATGGCTCTTAATACTATGGAAATCTGCAGAAACAACTTGGGTGTTTGTATAAAAGGTTATAATTACCCCTCAATACCCAAAG TTGCCCCTCAGAGTTCAGTCTACACCAAGAGCAGTGTACAGCTGGGCTCTAAAAACACCCTCATCTGTCACATCACTGGATTCTACCCTCCACATGTGGAAGTGTCCTGGACCAGGAACAATGTGAATGTGACGGATGAAGCCAATCTCAGCAGATATTACATTAACACTGAAGATAGCACCTTTAAACTGATCTCCACCCTGAGCTTCACTCCAGAGGAGGGGGACATCTACACCTGCAGTGTGCAGCACACAGCCCTGGACAGAGCAATGACCAAAACATGGG atgtACAGGTGTCTCTCCCCAGTGTTGGAGcgtctgtgttctgtggagtgggGTTGGCTGGAGGACTGCTGGGAGTCGCTGTGGGAACTTTCTTCTTCATCAAAGGAAACAACTGTAACTGA
- the LOC136666343 gene encoding H-2 class II histocompatibility antigen, A-Q alpha chain-like isoform X2 → MTTGDRSKSQTVKHRDLALTFCSDSEREGIYGLDGEEKWHADFSLEKGVMTLPQFVDPTSSYVEGTYDMALNTMEICRNNLGVCIKGYNYPSIPKVAPQSSVYTKSSVQLGSKNTLICHITGFYPPHVEVSWTRNNVNVTDEANLSRYYINTEDSTFKLISTLSFTPEEGDIYTCSVQHTALDRAMTKTWDVQVSLPSVGASVFCGVGLAGGLLGVAVGTFFFIKGNNCN, encoded by the exons ATGACCACAGGAGACAGATCTAAATCACAGACAG tgaaACACCGGGATCTCGCATTAACGTTCTGCTcggactcagagagagaggggatctATGGACTCGATGGAGAAGAAAAGTGGCACGCTGATTTCAGTTTGGAGAAAGGAGTGATGACTCTGCCGCAGTTCGTAGATCCGACCTCCTCCTATGTAGAAGGAACCTATGACATGGCTCTTAATACTATGGAAATCTGCAGAAACAACTTGGGTGTTTGTATAAAAGGTTATAATTACCCCTCAATACCCAAAG TTGCCCCTCAGAGTTCAGTCTACACCAAGAGCAGTGTACAGCTGGGCTCTAAAAACACCCTCATCTGTCACATCACTGGATTCTACCCTCCACATGTGGAAGTGTCCTGGACCAGGAACAATGTGAATGTGACGGATGAAGCCAATCTCAGCAGATATTACATTAACACTGAAGATAGCACCTTTAAACTGATCTCCACCCTGAGCTTCACTCCAGAGGAGGGGGACATCTACACCTGCAGTGTGCAGCACACAGCCCTGGACAGAGCAATGACCAAAACATGGG atgtACAGGTGTCTCTCCCCAGTGTTGGAGcgtctgtgttctgtggagtgggGTTGGCTGGAGGACTGCTGGGAGTCGCTGTGGGAACTTTCTTCTTCATCAAAGGAAACAACTGTAACTGA
- the LOC136666338 gene encoding H-2 class II histocompatibility antigen, I-E beta chain-like isoform X3 produces the protein MNLSLQLLLLLTLTVRTALTGGYYHYGTSECLTSSSDLTDVEYIRTSYFNKDPYARFNSTVGEFVGFTEFGVKQAKYWNSLPYLQEMRVRPRVELMSEQQPSGAHMSMLMCSAYDFYPPAIDMYWQRDGKKVTTDVTTTEELADGDWYYQVHSYLEYTPRSGEKISCVVEHASFSEPMVYDWDPSLPESDRNKIAIGASGLVLGIILSAAGFIYYKKKSSGEWRPHRV, from the exons ATGAACCTGAGTCTGCAGCTGCTGCTCCTCCTGACTCTGACCGTCAGAACAG CGCTGACAGGTGGATATTATCATTATGGGACATCTGAATGTCTCACCAGTTCATCAGATCTGACCGATGTGGAATATATAAGGACAAGCTATTTCAATAAGGATCCGTATGCACGGTTTAACAGCACTGTGGGGGAGTTTGTCGGCTTCACTGAGTTCGGAGTGAAACAAGCAAAATACTGGAACAGCCTTCCTTACCTACAGGAGATGAGAG TGAGGCCGAGGGTGGAACTCATGTCAGAACAGCAGCCCAGTGGTGCGCACATGTCCATGTTGATGTGCAGCGCGTATGACTTCTACCCTCCAGCCATTGATATGTACTGGCAGAGAGACGGTAAAAAAGTTACCACTGATGTGACCACAACTGAGGAGCTGGCTGATGGAGACTGGTACTACCAGGTCCACTCTTACCTGGAGTACACCCCCAGATCTGGAGAGAAGATCTCCTGTGTGGTGGAGCATGCCAGCTTCTCAGAACCTATGGTCTACGACTGGG ATCCTTCTCTCCCTGAGTCTGACAGGAATAAGATCGCTATCGGAGCGTCGGGGCTGGTGCTGGGGATCATCCTCTCAGCTGCTGGATTCATCTACTACAAGAAGAAATCCTCAGGTGAGTGGAGACCACACAGAGTTTAA
- the LOC136666338 gene encoding H-2 class II histocompatibility antigen, I-E beta chain-like isoform X2, translating into MNLSLQLLLLLTLTVRTALTGGYYHYGTSECLTSSSDLTDVEYIRTSYFNKDPYARFNSTVGEFVGFTEFGVKQAKYWNSLPYLQEMRGTLESYCKHNLGLDFSSVLMKAVRPRVELMSEQQPSGAHMSMLMCSAYDFYPPAIDMYWQRDGKKVTTDVTTTEELADGDWYYQVHSYLEYTPRSGEKISCVVEHASFSEPMVYDWDPSLPESDRNKIAIGASGLVLGIILSAAGFIYYKKKSSGRILVPS; encoded by the exons ATGAACCTGAGTCTGCAGCTGCTGCTCCTCCTGACTCTGACCGTCAGAACAG CGCTGACAGGTGGATATTATCATTATGGGACATCTGAATGTCTCACCAGTTCATCAGATCTGACCGATGTGGAATATATAAGGACAAGCTATTTCAATAAGGATCCGTATGCACGGTTTAACAGCACTGTGGGGGAGTTTGTCGGCTTCACTGAGTTCGGAGTGAAACAAGCAAAATACTGGAACAGCCTTCCTTACCTACAGGAGATGAGAGGTACACTGGAGAGTTACTGCAAACACAACCTGGGGCTTGATTTCTCCTCTGTTCTGATGAAGGCAG TGAGGCCGAGGGTGGAACTCATGTCAGAACAGCAGCCCAGTGGTGCGCACATGTCCATGTTGATGTGCAGCGCGTATGACTTCTACCCTCCAGCCATTGATATGTACTGGCAGAGAGACGGTAAAAAAGTTACCACTGATGTGACCACAACTGAGGAGCTGGCTGATGGAGACTGGTACTACCAGGTCCACTCTTACCTGGAGTACACCCCCAGATCTGGAGAGAAGATCTCCTGTGTGGTGGAGCATGCCAGCTTCTCAGAACCTATGGTCTACGACTGGG ATCCTTCTCTCCCTGAGTCTGACAGGAATAAGATCGCTATCGGAGCGTCGGGGCTGGTGCTGGGGATCATCCTCTCAGCTGCTGGATTCATCTACTACAAGAAGAAATCCTCAG GGCGGATCCTGGTGCCGAGTTAA
- the LOC136666338 gene encoding H-2 class II histocompatibility antigen, I-E beta chain-like isoform X1 has protein sequence MNLSLQLLLLLTLTVRTALTGGYYHYGTSECLTSSSDLTDVEYIRTSYFNKDPYARFNSTVGEFVGFTEFGVKQAKYWNSLPYLQEMRGTLESYCKHNLGLDFSSVLMKAVRPRVELMSEQQPSGAHMSMLMCSAYDFYPPAIDMYWQRDGKKVTTDVTTTEELADGDWYYQVHSYLEYTPRSGEKISCVVEHASFSEPMVYDWDPSLPESDRNKIAIGASGLVLGIILSAAGFIYYKKKSSGEWRPHRV, from the exons ATGAACCTGAGTCTGCAGCTGCTGCTCCTCCTGACTCTGACCGTCAGAACAG CGCTGACAGGTGGATATTATCATTATGGGACATCTGAATGTCTCACCAGTTCATCAGATCTGACCGATGTGGAATATATAAGGACAAGCTATTTCAATAAGGATCCGTATGCACGGTTTAACAGCACTGTGGGGGAGTTTGTCGGCTTCACTGAGTTCGGAGTGAAACAAGCAAAATACTGGAACAGCCTTCCTTACCTACAGGAGATGAGAGGTACACTGGAGAGTTACTGCAAACACAACCTGGGGCTTGATTTCTCCTCTGTTCTGATGAAGGCAG TGAGGCCGAGGGTGGAACTCATGTCAGAACAGCAGCCCAGTGGTGCGCACATGTCCATGTTGATGTGCAGCGCGTATGACTTCTACCCTCCAGCCATTGATATGTACTGGCAGAGAGACGGTAAAAAAGTTACCACTGATGTGACCACAACTGAGGAGCTGGCTGATGGAGACTGGTACTACCAGGTCCACTCTTACCTGGAGTACACCCCCAGATCTGGAGAGAAGATCTCCTGTGTGGTGGAGCATGCCAGCTTCTCAGAACCTATGGTCTACGACTGGG ATCCTTCTCTCCCTGAGTCTGACAGGAATAAGATCGCTATCGGAGCGTCGGGGCTGGTGCTGGGGATCATCCTCTCAGCTGCTGGATTCATCTACTACAAGAAGAAATCCTCAGGTGAGTGGAGACCACACAGAGTTTAA
- the LOC136666338 gene encoding H-2 class II histocompatibility antigen, I-E beta chain-like isoform X4 produces MNLSLQLLLLLTLTVRTALTGGYYHYGTSECLTSSSDLTDVEYIRTSYFNKDPYARFNSTVGEFVGFTEFGVKQAKYWNSLPYLQEMRGTLESYCKHNLGLDFSSVLMKAVRPRVELMSEQQPSGAHMSMLMCSAYDFYPPAIDMYWQRDGKKVTTDVTTTEELADGDWYYQVHSYLEYTPRSGEKISCVVEHASFSEPMVYDWDTGRTCKLHPEATQ; encoded by the exons ATGAACCTGAGTCTGCAGCTGCTGCTCCTCCTGACTCTGACCGTCAGAACAG CGCTGACAGGTGGATATTATCATTATGGGACATCTGAATGTCTCACCAGTTCATCAGATCTGACCGATGTGGAATATATAAGGACAAGCTATTTCAATAAGGATCCGTATGCACGGTTTAACAGCACTGTGGGGGAGTTTGTCGGCTTCACTGAGTTCGGAGTGAAACAAGCAAAATACTGGAACAGCCTTCCTTACCTACAGGAGATGAGAGGTACACTGGAGAGTTACTGCAAACACAACCTGGGGCTTGATTTCTCCTCTGTTCTGATGAAGGCAG TGAGGCCGAGGGTGGAACTCATGTCAGAACAGCAGCCCAGTGGTGCGCACATGTCCATGTTGATGTGCAGCGCGTATGACTTCTACCCTCCAGCCATTGATATGTACTGGCAGAGAGACGGTAAAAAAGTTACCACTGATGTGACCACAACTGAGGAGCTGGCTGATGGAGACTGGTACTACCAGGTCCACTCTTACCTGGAGTACACCCCCAGATCTGGAGAGAAGATCTCCTGTGTGGTGGAGCATGCCAGCTTCTCAGAACCTATGGTCTACGACTGGG acacagggagaacatgtaAACTCCACCCAGAGGCTACTCAGTGA